In one Lycium barbarum isolate Lr01 chromosome 7, ASM1917538v2, whole genome shotgun sequence genomic region, the following are encoded:
- the LOC132603642 gene encoding VQ motif-containing protein 11-like: MASSSHTLHNQNNNQPNNVVMNISCASPSSNNNNSTTFVQADPSNFRSIVQKLTGHDESSCHPIGKSNYGKKGPPQRSIFKLHERRHSARKLENIFTNKILSSPNYSTSRQRSNFLASPVFPLEMMTRGISPRSPMEEEKEEERAIAGKGFYLHPSTPRGSQPPQLLPLFPLQSPTATHHSSS; the protein is encoded by the coding sequence ATGGCTTCTTCTAGCCATACACTACATAACCAAAACAACAACCAACCCAATAATGTTGTGATGAACATCTCATGTGCTTCTCCATCTAGTAACAATAATAATAGTACTACTTTTGTCCAAGCTGATCCCTCTAACTTCCGCTCCATCGTCCAAAAACTCACCGGTCATGATGAATCTTCATGTCATCCCATCGGAAAATCCAACTATGGCAAGAAAGGTCCTCCTCAACGATCGATATTTAAGTTGCACGAACGAAGGCATAGTGCAAGAAAGCTTGAAAATATTTTCACTAATAAAATTTTGTCATCACCTAATTATTCTACGTCTAGGCAAAGAAGTAATTTTCTTGCATCTCCAGTGTTCCCTCTTGAAATGATGACACGTGGAATAAGTCCAAGATCACCaatggaagaagaaaaagaagaagaaagagctATTGCTGGGAAAGGATTTTACTTGCATCCAAGTACTCCTAGAGGTTCTCAGCCACCTCAACTCTTGCCTTTATTTCCACTTCAATCTCCTACAGCTACACATCATTCTTCTTCTTAA